Below is a window of Rhodamnia argentea isolate NSW1041297 chromosome 11, ASM2092103v1, whole genome shotgun sequence DNA.
ctatctcaaattgataaacttgtaacaaatagagggttaaaaccccatattggtatacccgtcaactatcacatgtcactaaatcaacaatttgatagttaaatttaatgaaaattaacggagggtaaatttgtcacaggtgtaccggtttagggtaaatttgtcacgagtgtaccggtttagggttttttgtggtcaaaaaaataatttggggtaaatttgtcacaagtgtaccggtttggggttttccatggtattaacccttaattaaaacatttttcatataaattCACCGTTGAACGCAATAAAAGAGTAGCTTCGGAGACTTGTTCAATACTCGAATGATGTCCACAAAATCACCGAAAAACTCTTAAAGATTCTTAACTATGAAGAGATAGGGAGATAAAGAGGGGTATGGAGAGGAAAAgggaagagggagggagggagaggacGATTTTCAATGAAAGAGGATTGGGGTTGGATGCTGAAAGATCTTTTATCACGATATAGATATAGATACGAGGTTTATAAGATATTATTTGTGCCTTTTTAACATATTGTTAttatgatgatggtgatggaaaAGCCAAACTTGAGCGCGCATCATCTTTTGGCAAAACCATAATTACTATAGAGGAAGATTTCGACGTGTGCTTATCACCGATAATCCAAGTTgatctatttttcaaatttgcacCGATTGTATTATAATGCTATGACAAATCTATTCTTGTGGAATGAGGAAATTGCTATAAGTTATACCAATTTgatctatttttcaaatttgcacTAGATTGTAATGTTTCGTAATTGATTTTATCTTGAATTTATGTAACTCTCttttaagtgaaatgaaaatttccttttgataaaaacaataaaaatctcTTAGGATAGTGTGTGCCAAAAACCGAAAAAGAGGTtaatattagattaaaaaaaaagaaaaagaattaagtGATTATACAAAGAAGTAGAATTTTGTGGCGTCAAATATTTACAGAAAACTTTttaactaaaagaaaagaaaagcataacATAAAATCATTTGGATTTGCACAGCTACAAGTAACTACTTATACTGTCAACAGGATCCTTCTTCGGTGCTCTCTACCACACTCACATTGTCATTCCATTTTTGAGTCACTCTTTTCATCTGGGTGTAGAAGTGAATTCCGGCTTTCCCTGCGAGTTCAACAATCTCAAAATGTCAACTTTTCGTGGGGACCGGTTTATTCTAAGTAGACAGACAAATGAAACGCAGTGTACTGTCGAATGTAATTTACCGTCGAAACTGGTATCGCCCATGAAAGAGGGTCTGCAGCCGATAAATGAAGCAACTGGCAAAGGATCAGAAACTGGGATGTTTATACCGACCTGACTCAAATCAGAACATTCCAAAACATCAGCTATGGTTATTCTCTGGAACACAAAAATgtaaaatggagaagaaaagtaACTCAACTACAGAATTCAACAtctaatacaaaaaatatttcacacCAATGACGAATAAAACCATGAGAAGGCTTACGCATCAAGCAGACATAATTTTTGCTATTTGTCCGTGGCCATCAACAGTTATATGCATACCTGTCCTACTTCAACCTCTGCCTGAAATTTCCTTGCAGTTAAGCTGGACGAGGTGAAGATAGATGCCCCCCCACAATTCCTGCAGGAAATCAACATTCTGTAAAGAACCAAGCAGAGTATATTCTGCTTTTGCCAAAAACGAAGGGGAGGAAAAAGTAGATTTTGGATACTGATTTCTGTTGATGATGTTTATGGCTTCTTCAAGGCTTTcaacctgaaaatgaaaaaattactaaaatttgTGTGCCCCAATACTGATTCCATCACCAACCAAGAGTTATAGAGGTAATTACCTGCATGCAGAGGAGAACTGGCCCGAAAGATTCATCCTGCAGAATAGTAATTGCTGGGAACTCAATATATTCACTTTTGTTCACCTCTGTGATGGAAATATAGTCAGAAATAAGCTACCTTGCAACAGTCCATGTCGACTCTCACATCACATAGGATGGTAGGACCAATGAAGTTGCCCTGTTCATATCCTGGAACCTGCATGTAGTATCATAAATCGCAAAGTTCTTTGATGATGGTGCAGAGTGACCATAGCAACAATCACACAGAGACCATGCGTTAAGGTCCTCAGTGCATATTCTCGAACCATAATTAGTGAACTCAGAATTAGTGCGTGGAAGTTATTCTTAAGCGTCAGACAAGATTTGCTCATCCAAAATGCAAATAGGCACAATTACTAAGTTTTGATTAGCAAAGTTACATGTTGAGAAGAATAATGGGCATGCTCAAAATAGAGAACATTGTTGTAAAGGCAGTTACCACAATGTCTCTCCCATCAAGCACAAGTCTCGCACCACATTCAACACTTGCTTGAATTGATCTGCAGATTCTCTCCCTCATCTGCCAGTCAAATCACAAGATAATCAAATTTAGACACACATACAACTTGACAAAAGGCAGGAAGCCACTGGTTCAAAGACAAgcttaatggaaaaaaaaaaaaaccgtcatCGATGTACAGTGATTGAGAAATTTTCCAGAGCCAAACAGGTAAGAAGCAGACCATGTAAGTACCTGTTTGCTAATTACTGGACCAATTTCTGCATTAGGTTCTTTTCCAGAATTCACTTTAATTGCTTTGGCACTCTCCACTACCTTACTTTCCCTGGAGAAAGAAAAGACGATGTCATGTCAGCAATCACACTAAAGTTTTCCTTAATGTCTACATAATaagaatgaaaatgaagaagcgAAAAGTAATAAAGTTTATTAGCATGCCTCTCTTTCCAGATATGaaatttgggggaaaagagATTCATGAAATGTTGATATTTTGTCTGTCTCACTCATTCTAAAGGGAAAACATCATGAGAACCATATGAATCCTTCAAATTTAAGCTGTGCCTTCATTCAAACACTTAAGAGTAATGCTAGGGATAACAAGAAAGTTTACTAAATGGCTTAACAAACTCTGTATGTTCTGTAAACAATCGAAGTGATTGGCTACACCTAACAAACTTCAATCCATTGCTTtgtaaacaaagaaaagagcttCAAACTCGGAGATTATTGGAATACTTGGGATGCTTTTAGAAAACATGTGACCCCTCAAATTCTACAATTGCCCTGTTTTTTTCTATAGGTTATCTAACACCTCCATCTTTTTGTGCGgagagaaaataacaaaatgtcGAAAagctatttttcctttctgaaTTTCAAAAAGATCTTCCGTTGTTTCTGTTTGAAAACTAGTTTCAAAATCACCGAATACTTTTTCAAGGCTTGTTTATCATCCTCCAATGgaaattaaactaaaaattcaaaagttctcAAAGTTAAGCCGGTCCTCAAAGTTCCTCTTCTTTCAGAATCTGGGTAAATGACCTGACATGGACTTCCTACATCAAGCATATTTATCTGTCATAGCGAAGCGTTGCATGTCTATATTACCATCTACTTAAACCTCCAACAAAGATGGCCATGCTGATTGCCATGCACTTCTGTCCTGCAGCACCAAAACCAGCTGCAACTAGAGCATTCAGAGTGGCATCCATGTTGGCATCAGGCATCACGACAGCGTGATTTTTCACTCCCGTGTTGCACTAGAGACAATATCCGGCCAGGCAATTCACATTGGCTTCAACCAATGGATCAGTGAAAGAGCACTAACTCTGCTCAGAAGGATGTTATAACAACATATGGAAGGTAAGTGTGTGCCACTTACTTGAGTGCGTTTCCTACTAGCAGATGCTCTTGCATAGATGTAAGCGCCAGCCTTCAAAGATTTGTAAACGAAAATTATCACATGATATTCGAAACATCGTAAATAGAAATACAATATTACAAGTTTTAGTAGAGACCCTAAGTTTTGTGGGATCCCAAACtaaggtggaaaaaaaaatttcacaaaggaaaataattttagtGGGTTCAACTGCAGCAGTTGAAACGAATTAACTCATTGCATCTATTAATAGTTGATCAAAAAAGACAAATGGGAGAAGAATCTGAAGGGCATACAACAAAGAAGAAATATCAGCATAAAAAGGCACACTGAAGCAATTCGCAATAGGACAAATTAAAGTTCACTTACTGCCTCAGGACCGGAAAATGTGATGGCCTTAATATCCTCATGATCACATATAGAATTTAGAATATCCTGTCCAAAAGTAACAATTCGGATAATTAATCATACTTAGGTATCAGAGTCAAATCTGAACATAAGTCGAGTTCAATTTGCAAAGAAGGACCAGGTAACCCTGCGCAGTGCACATCAAAGATGACAGACAAAGTAGGTTTCATTGCTAACTTTATTCAAATCAATAGGCTAATTGAATTATGCGCAAATAAGGCCAATACATTCACTGTCAGAAGAAAGGAACCTTTTAAATGTGAGAGTAAATGAAAGATTGGTCAATTGAAACTTACATTGGTACCATGAACAATGTTTAAGACACCGTTAGGCAATCCAGCCTCCATTGCCAACTCCGCAAGAATCACGGAAGCCCCTGAAGCAACATCAGAATTTTTCCATAATTCTTAAGTCTGGATCTGGATACATTAACTCATGCCTAAAGAACCATGACAACTGATATGTTATATAAATAAAGCACCAGTCCATTACAGACCTTTGGTGACTAAAATTCATTTGAAGAATAATTCATGGGAACAAACTCAGAAAAGCAAAACCTGGACAACTGATCTATGATAAAATCGTCATGTAAAAAATAATTCACAGCAACAAACCCAAAAGAGAAATATATAGACCCATACAACCCTAAGATGAGAAGTGCATTACTAGGAGGCTAGTAGCTTAAGACACACCAATAAAAGCAAAAGTTCCCATACAAGAGATTATGTCCTCACAAGCTTCGAGATTTCAGGTATGCTTAGAAGTAACTACAGACACAACTATAAAAGTAACAGGACAGAAATCGCAAGAACGATTGACTTATCCACAAGCCAAAACTAGTGTGATACACAAACAATCCAAATCAAGAACACGGTGAACTCAATTTTAATCTGTATCAATCAAGCGGCTGTATTCTGTGAACAGGCATGTCATTAAATACATATGCATGAAAATGCCCTCTGCATTTTAACCTTATATGGTTTCTGTAATTTTTAGAAGAACAGAGTTTACTAGCGAGTCACCTGGATCTTTCTCAGATGGCTTCAGAACAAAGGTGTTACCACATGCGACAGCAATAGCAAACATCTGCATACACAAAATGGCATTAGCAACACAGTTTTTGTCCTTCACTCAGCTTGGTCCAGAGAATGTAGCCAGCCAGGTAAAGACTAATTAAAGTTTCTTTTCAGATGAACTCTAGCATGCATAAGCACTTACAAGCCTGTCAGCCTCATGAAAAGCTGAACCTCAATCTTGAAGCTCAAAAAGTACATCGTGGCATTTTCTAACCGATCAATAAACCCACCAAGAATTGTAAAAGAAGCAATatgtgaaaaaagagaaaaatggaacaTAGCAAGCGTACCCATAAGGGAATCATTGCTGGAAACTCAGAAGGACAGATACCAGCACAAACACCTAGTGGCTCTCTCACACTGTAAGAATCAATCCCTTTAGATACATTTGGAGCAAATTCGCCAATTTGGGTAGTTGCTAATCCACAAGCGTGCTCCACAACCTCTGCAGCGGAAAGAGAAACTCCATAGCGGGACAGCAACAATGGCATTTGGTCTAAAACATTTAAATGAACAGAGTGCACAAACCTAACCCACACCAAACATCATCATAAGCATCCTTCAATGGCTTTCCATGTTCAGTAGTGATGGTCATGGCAAGCTTATCCTGAAAAAGACAATCATCATAAGCATCCTTCAATGGCTTTCCATGTTCAGTAGTAATGGTCATAGCAAGCTTATCCTGAAAAAGACAATCATCATACTAGGAAACACTCTGATAATAATTGCAACAAAGTatgaaaatcaaaacaaactaACAATATCTCTATGAATCAACTCTTGGAACTTGAACATAATTCGCCGACGAGAAGCAATCGATATGCTTCGCCACAATGGAAAAGCCCTTTTTGCAGCGAACACGGCAGCTCTGAACTCCTCACTTGTAGTAAAAGGAACCTGAGAAACAACTAGCTGGGTTGCCTGCATATTAGGGCACAAGGACAAGTCAATAATCTCTCTAGCTACAAGACAATCGCAATTAGATATTCCGAAACTGCTCCAAGACTTACTGGGTTTATCACATCTATAGATGAAAACGACTGTGAATCAACAAATCTCCCACCAATGAGATTGGGAACCCTCTGTCGCAGCACCCAGCGTTGTAAATCAGTTTCCAACTCAAGAAATATAGAAAAGACAAGGATATGGAACTCCTCAGGCTGACTCTCTTAACCCCAAGATTACTGGGAAAAGCCTTCCTTGGGCTATCTCATGTGAAGTTACATGTATACTTACAGGAGGGTTCCGTTGTCTCCAAGATGGCTCAGTCACCGCTTGATCGTCGCTTATCATGGCAGACGTCTGGGGTCTCAATGACTTGAAGTTCCTGACTGCAGCATCAAACCACCTAGCTCTTAGGGAACTGAAGGCAGATTTGCAAAAACTTTTCCAGattacttttgaaaaattgaggtTTATCCTATCTAACTATATTTCAAGTTGCAAAAGGTGTTAAAATGATTTGGAAGGAAAACGATACGATCAAATCCTTTTGATTGACTGATATTCTATGCCaaggaggggggaaaaaaagaactgACACAGTATGACTTAGAATTTGAGCATTGCAGAGTTGAGCTGTGACAACTAAAACTTATTTTACATTGAAAAACTGAAATGTCTGATTCATCACAGCTCAAGAAAGGGGAACATGCAAACTATGCTAGCTTCCATTCCCATTATTTGTCAGATCCATCTTCTTTGATAGCTAAATTCTTCAGCATAGCAAAGGAACATGCTAAGCAACAGCCTTTCCACAAATAAATCTGAATCACAAGCATATGTCACACAACATTGAAAAAGCTTATGAATTTAAACATGAGAACCAACATTAAGTTATTTTAAAACTTTCCAATGAAGGTCCTTAAACACCAGCTcactaattaaataaatttaacacAAAATCAGATAATGCAATTATACAATGACCGACTCTCTTGGTGGAATCTCAATTGTAAATAGAAATCAGATAATTGTCACCTGTTACATTTCCTTGTCGAATTTTAGCTTTGACATTGTATACATGCTTTGGAGTTGACATCAACTCAGGATTGCTCTGTCTCAATCTTTTTAGAATTTGACGAGGCTTCAATCCAGCTTCCGTCATCTCTTTGATGAGCAAAACTTCATTTTCATTGAAGCGACGGGCAGAAGGGTGCTCAGAAATGTCCTTAAGTGCCTCATGATTGTGAGTTCCATTTTTAATCGTGAGAATCCACAGGCCATCATCCTTCTTGCCCACGGCCTCAAAAGGACAATTCGTTAGCCGAGAAGCCATTTTCCTCTTACGGCTATTTTGTTCTCCAGAGGAATCATCAGCAAGTTTCCGCCTATTACGATAAACACCACCTCTATCACAGCCAAGGATCACGAATTTGTCCCTCTTAGACTGCTTTATTGTCACTACATAACCCTGGGATACAGCAAAATCACCCACGTGTTGGATAAGTTCTTCACGATCTACAAAGGTtccaggaggaggaggaagcatTTGAGGAGGTTCGTCCAGGCAGTTATCCCCACCCATCATTGACAATCGAAAGACTCTCCCTGCTGTGCATTCCACAGAAAGCTTATAGTCTGAAATCTCTCCCATAACACAATCATTTATATGAGATAAACCTAGCAACGGGGATATcgaatatgggaaaaaaaaaacacacctaAGGCAACACCGCAGCTAATAAGTTATACTCTTTTTTATCTCCGAATTCCACCTTTCATTGAGGAAAAGAAGAGCACGTCATTCTGGATGTATGcgtgaaaaggaaaagtaaggGCAGCGTCCATTTAGTGCACCGGTATACCACATCATTAAGAAGAGGAGAGAAACAACTGACAGCCATCAAATTCTCTCAGCTACTGAAACATTGAACTAGAAGCAATTTCAGAGTCATTCTAGTTCGTGATACGCCTCTGAGCATGCTTAGCTTAGCAACAAATGGGCGAGAGTGGAAAATGAAGACACATCAGGGTGAGTCATTGGATAATCACGACAGAAGTGAAATCTCTTCATCACGAaaaaccaaggaaaaaaaaaagaaagttcaagGCTCGCAAACCCCTCGAGGAAACAAATGCAATCATTTGATCGCAAAGCAGGAAATCTTTCTGGGGAACGAAGAAGGAGCAGATAAAGAACGAGAAACAGATGTCCGGACATACCCATTGTACAATAACAATCAAACAGGACAACAGGGCTCCAAAACTTCAATTCAGTTGCCCTTTTCTACAGATAATTGCAGACACGATCAAGAAGGTGCAACAAGAGAAAGCTCCAAGAATGGAGGGTCGGAGGATTACCCGCAACGAAGAccaaagcttccaaggagtGCGAGGCGCGATCTTTTCGTTCCCGGGCACTACTCTGAAGGAAGTGGCGCTGGAAACGACACAAAACTTGCTCGTCTGAGAAAGTATTTTACGTTCTCTCCGTCTGCGGACACAGGGACacagcgggagagagagagagagttggggaCGAAGTGCTCTAGACGCCGTCGTTTGTAGGGGGCTGCAATGACGAGGTCGTTTCATAGCAACGTGGGGATTCGGCCCGAACGAAGAAGCCCATGTTCTCTTTCTCTTTGGGTTTTGGGCCTGCAGAAAAGTTTCCCCCCGTTCACCAATTTAGAATCTCGACCGAGACAAGATTAACTAAGATGATAAGAAAAGTTTACAGTTAAAATCAAAAATCTAATTTCAATATATTATTCCAATTGTTTATTAGGTTATAAGTTGAAACCCCGTCACAAAAAAAAacggagaaaaaataattttggacttTTATATCAACGTaaacgaaaataagaaaaagatttCGAAACTTTTATTCTAAACACAACCTTAAATTATAAAGGACACACTTCTTATATGCGAAAACAGCAAAAGACATTTTTTACCCGTGTCAAATCGTTTTACGTaggaaaaaaatctaaaagcacaagttttattttatttttgttttccctaAAAGCtacaaaaaaaacttttattCTAAGCACAGCCTTGAAGTATCAAGGAGACAGCTTCTTATATGCAGAAACAACAAAAGACATTTTTCACCGGTGTCAAAAATCTGAAAGCAcaatttttattgtattttcattttccataaAAGCTAAAGAAATTTTTATGCTAAACACAACCTTAAAGTATAAAGACGACTGTTCTTATATGCATAGacgacaaaagacatattttagccgTGCCAAATAATTTTACGCAGGGTCAAATCTAAAACtatggtttttattttattttattttatttttggtaaggatggtttttattttattttcgctTTCCTTAAAATCTAAGGCTATAAAAATGTTCCGTTCTACCTCTTTACAGAGCACTAAAATCGAATTCGTCCTTCTCATCTCTTTACTAGTAGGGCCGCGTGCCTAttaacaatatatatattttttaatttgactttCGGTAAAGGGCAAAAAAGCATAGGACTGTAGAGATATTTCGTGTTCGTTTTATCCGGAATGGATATAAAGTTAATCTTCGTAATTACGTTTTTGGATCGAGTTATGGAAGGACTGTTATTGCTTAAGCCGAAAAAAGGACGGTGGGCGGCGAAATGCAGAGAAAGTTAGAGATCATTCCTCGATCAACGAATCAAGCTCGAGCGAGCTGATCAGTACATCATCGATACTCcttgtctcctcctcctcttcttcttcttcttcaacttcttcaTCCCCATCTCCATTCCTCGGAGCTGCATCGCCCACGCTCTCTTCTGAACCGCCGCCGAAACAACAACTCTCGCCTTCAACGCCGCTCGAGCCCCCATCGCCGCCCGCGCGCATCCTCAACCTCCGCCTGCACGACCTCAACCGGCCTTCCAAAGCCCTCCGCCGCTCCTCGTGGCTCGCCGCCATCCACCGGAGCGACTCGATCACTTCCCAGTCGTACTGCTGCTTCTGCTCCGCCAGCCGGCGGTCCTGATTGGCTCTCAGCTCGACCGAGCTCTTCTCGCTCTGCAGCCTCAGTATCAGCGACATTGCTTCGTCCGCCGCCGATGCTGCCGCGATCCGCTCCTTCTCGAGCTCCATTGACGCCGCGATCGCTCTCCGCCTCTCgatcttcaccatcttcctcagCGCTAGAACGTCGAACGCTTCATCCTCCGGACACGAACATTCTCTATCCTCCTCGCCCTCATCGTCTTCTTCCACGAGTTCCTTGGCTTTGCCCGCAATTCCTCTCACGAGCGCTTTACCGGTCGCCGATTCGTTCGATTTCGGCGAGCGATTTCGAGAAACTTCATCTGAATCTCCTAATTCACTTGCTTTTCGCTTGAATTCACACAAGAATCGGACAATCTCTTTGCTGCTGAGGCCAAACGGCAAGGCCTTGAGCCCTAATCGCGCAATCAGCACGAGGGCGACGGCGGTGAAGACCCGGCGGGAGCATTGGATCGCCGAAATGCCGTCCTCGCCATCGCTCCCGCTGCTCAGTAACTTCAACAGCGACGCGCATTGCGAGACGGATAGACCGATCAGGAGGTGGGAGAATCTCTTGAACAAGTCGAGAAGGAAGCACGTGATTaccaagagagagagggggccgAGGAGCTGCATGTGGTCCCCGTAGCTCCGGCTTCTCACCATATCCGCGGCGATCGATGCATTCTGAATCCGACGCCGAACGAAGCAAGAGCGCGAGAGTCGCTCTTGGAAATCATCGCGAAGAACAAGTgtggacagagagagagagggtcgaAGCGTGGGTAGGGGCTGCTCAGTGTTCAAGCCATGGACGGATTGAAGATGGCATATCGATCTGGTTTTtgtcgcagagagagagagagagagggagagagagagtacgtGGAGATCGTGGGAGACGAAAATGACGGCGGATAAATCGAAAAAGGCCAGTCAGATTattcccaccaaaaaaaaaatatatatatatatatatatatatatatatatatatatattacgaaaccaaaaaaaatattgcagaATGAAAATAATTCGCGGGTCGATCTGTCTGGTAGAAAATGAATGAGTATAATTATTTGTATCACAtaaattagttaattaataGAGAAAGTTTGTCTAAATATTATCATTAacggagaaaatattttttctttttatttttcatttttgtaagtgctacaaacgattatttttgaagaaatatttttcaaattattcattttttggtgAAACGAACAGAGCTTACCTTtgaatcaatctttttttttcaataggtattaattttgcagagaactaaggaaaaaaaaaataaaaaagaactttTGGAAGATCAAAATGCCAAATCTAACTTTAGTTTTGATGATATGCATTGATTGATGAAAGAAGTCTCCTAGTAGTAATAACAAAATATCATGTCATTGTTTTTAGAAGGTTAAGTCAGACACCTTAAGGACCaattaataataacaacaacaacaaaaaaacaagaactttAAAGATATTGTTTGTTTGGACTTACGAAAAAGCAAAGAGTTGTTTCCCATGAGAATTTACATATTCTCTgagtttcccaaaaaaaataatgaaaaattatgtacTTATCTATGTCTCAATATTTAACTGTTGCGAAAGTTTTGGGAGCTTGAAgtttaagaaaattcaaaatgaatgGATCTTCATAATTAATTTAAGCAAAAGACTTTTATGAATTCCTTCATTTTCGGTTGGAAAAAAGGAGTAGTCAAGTTCATGATAACTTgataagaaaattctaaatatgtTTAGGTCTGCGCCCTGTGCCGGCCGTGTCACGCGTAAGATTGTTGCGgttcacatcagcgatttttttATCGGAATTGGCTGAAATGACgatattgacaaatcgttaaaagttttaagattcaattggctaaattgaaactGAAAGCTTAGAATGTCGATAgatttggaatatttttggtaatGGCCCTCAATCATGAGTTCTAAATATTCTTCAATGATGAGGCTCACAACTCGGCCCAATCCCGGGGTCTCGAGAAAGAGCAGATGCACGGAAAGATGGTGGAAATGCCCATGGGACCACGTGATCATCATCGAGAACCCTGCAAGTACCACAACCATCATCGTTTCAGTAAAGAAGATGTGGGAAGAAGGTGCGAATTTTCTATTGGGTAGTGCACCAGGCACCATTTCTAGGGTTTGTGATGAACTTGCATGCTTTCCCCGAATAAATAAACATGCGAGGAATTCAGTGCTGCTTCGAAGCACGAGCAAATAGGATTCTTTTTAGGCTACATCCTCAGCCTTCAAACGAGAAAAGGGTCAGCTTGTTTTACTTCTTCCTTCCAAGTCAAACGATTTTCTTTGGATCGAACGCACAAAGTCCTACAATAAACTCGAGAATGCGCGGTCTTGctattgggaacaaatggggtCGATCGACGCTGTTTCGGCCCATTGAAGAGGCGAAGTCGTGAACATGAAACCGTTTCCCAACAGCCCGCCTAGTCCAC
It encodes the following:
- the LOC115747279 gene encoding methylmalonate-semialdehyde dehydrogenase [acylating], mitochondrial-like isoform X1 translates to MAGRVFRLSMMGGDNCLDEPPQMLPPPPGTFVDREELIQHVGDFAVSQGYVVTIKQSKRDKFVILGCDRGGVYRNRRKLADDSSGEQNSRKRKMASRLTNCPFEAVGKKDDGLWILTIKNGTHNHEALKDISEHPSARRFNENEVLLIKEMTEAGLKPRQILKRLRQSNPELMSTPKHVYNVKAKIRQGNVTVRNFKSLRPQTSAMISDDQAVTEPSWRQRNPPRVPNLIGGRFVDSQSFSSIDVINPATQLVVSQVPFTTSEEFRAAVFAAKRAFPLWRSISIASRRRIMFKFQELIHRDIDKLAMTITTEHGKPLKDAYDDVWCGLEVVEHACGLATTQIGEFAPNVSKGIDSYSVREPLGVCAGICPSEFPAMIPLWMFAIAVACGNTFVLKPSEKDPGASVILAELAMEAGLPNGVLNIVHGTNDILNSICDHEDIKAITFSGPEAAGAYIYARASASRKRTQCNTGVKNHAVVMPDANMDATLNALVAAGFGAAGQKCMAISMAIFVGGLSRWESKVVESAKAIKVNSGKEPNAEIGPVISKQMRERICRSIQASVECGARLVLDGRDIVVPGYEQGNFIGPTILCDVRVDMDCCKDESFGPVLLCMQVESLEEAINIINRNQNCGGASIFTSSSLTARKFQAEVEVGQVGINIPVSDPLPVASFIGCRPSFMGDTSFDGKAGIHFYTQMKRVTQKWNDNVSVVESTEEGSC
- the LOC115747279 gene encoding methylmalonate-semialdehyde dehydrogenase [acylating], mitochondrial-like isoform X2 gives rise to the protein MMGGDNCLDEPPQMLPPPPGTFVDREELIQHVGDFAVSQGYVVTIKQSKRDKFVILGCDRGGVYRNRRKLADDSSGEQNSRKRKMASRLTNCPFEAVGKKDDGLWILTIKNGTHNHEALKDISEHPSARRFNENEVLLIKEMTEAGLKPRQILKRLRQSNPELMSTPKHVYNVKAKIRQGNVTVRNFKSLRPQTSAMISDDQAVTEPSWRQRNPPRVPNLIGGRFVDSQSFSSIDVINPATQLVVSQVPFTTSEEFRAAVFAAKRAFPLWRSISIASRRRIMFKFQELIHRDIDKLAMTITTEHGKPLKDAYDDVWCGLEVVEHACGLATTQIGEFAPNVSKGIDSYSVREPLGVCAGICPSEFPAMIPLWMFAIAVACGNTFVLKPSEKDPGASVILAELAMEAGLPNGVLNIVHGTNDILNSICDHEDIKAITFSGPEAAGAYIYARASASRKRTQCNTGVKNHAVVMPDANMDATLNALVAAGFGAAGQKCMAISMAIFVGGLSRWESKVVESAKAIKVNSGKEPNAEIGPVISKQMRERICRSIQASVECGARLVLDGRDIVVPGYEQGNFIGPTILCDVRVDMDCCKDESFGPVLLCMQVESLEEAINIINRNQNCGGASIFTSSSLTARKFQAEVEVGQVGINIPVSDPLPVASFIGCRPSFMGDTSFDGKAGIHFYTQMKRVTQKWNDNVSVVESTEEGSC
- the LOC115747279 gene encoding methylmalonate-semialdehyde dehydrogenase [acylating], mitochondrial-like isoform X3 → MAGRVFRLSMMGGDNCLDEPPQMLPPPPGTFVDREELIQHVGDFAVSQGYVVTIKQSKRDKFVILGCDRGGVYRNRRKLADDSSGEQNSRKRKMASRLTNCPFEAVGKKDDGLWILTIKNGTHNHEALKDISEHPSARRFNENEVLLIKEMTEAGLKPRQILKRLRQSNPELMSTPKHVYNVKAKIRQGNVTVRNFKSLRPQTSAMISDDQAVTEPSWRQRNPPRVPNLIGGRFVDSQSFSSIDVINPATQLVVSQVPFTTSEEFRAAVFAAKRAFPLWRSISIASRRRIMFKFQELIHRDIDKLAMTITTEHGKPLKDAYDDVWCGLEVVEHACGLATTQIGEFAPNVSKGIDSYSVREPLGVCAGICPSEFPAMIPLWMFAIAVACGNTFVLKPSEKDPGASVILAELAMEAGLPNGVLNIVHGTNDILNSICDHEDIKAITFSGPEAAGAYIYARASASRKRTQCNTGVKNHAVVMPDANMDATLNALVAAGFGAAGQKCMAISMAIFVGGLSRWESKVVESAKAIKVNSGKEPNAEIGPVISKQMRERICRSIQASVECGARLVLDGRDIVVTAFTTMFSILSMPIILLNM
- the LOC115747281 gene encoding uncharacterized protein LOC115747281, giving the protein MVRSRSYGDHMQLLGPLSLLVITCFLLDLFKRFSHLLIGLSVSQCASLLKLLSSGSDGEDGISAIQCSRRVFTAVALVLIARLGLKALPFGLSSKEIVRFLCEFKRKASELGDSDEVSRNRSPKSNESATGKALVRGIAGKAKELVEEDDEGEEDRECSCPEDEAFDVLALRKMVKIERRRAIAASMELEKERIAAASAADEAMSLILRLQSEKSSVELRANQDRRLAEQKQQYDWEVIESLRWMAASHEERRRALEGRLRSCRRRLRMRAGGDGGSSGVEGESCCFGGGSEESVGDAAPRNGDGDEEVEEEEEEEEETRSIDDVLISSLELDSLIEE